A single region of the Leptolyngbyaceae cyanobacterium genome encodes:
- a CDS encoding polysaccharide biosynthesis tyrosine autokinase, which yields MNDEEKVLKELSKLLAAARRRAIVIFSVALLTNCGLLFLSTRRAPTYQGKFQLLVEPVTIAENKLLSVLTKTLGETNSKTDSGLDYESQIRVLQSPKIMAPIIEKIKAKYPDVDYNSLIGKLTIERIMKEKEGTRIIEITYQDKEADKIEFVLDKIAEGYLKYSLEERQTSIRRGISFIEEQIPSLQQRVDTIQGQLQNLRKQYNLTDPSIVGKTLAEQAARIENEQVSIQQKIAQKRSLYFTLRTLFDQGNIPAVLSQDVDAYGVLLRQIHELNSKMAQAYSELQEDSDIMQELREQQQSLHLRSIREALSVLEKVKGELQGLENSAQIITKSESLLNQRASQFPAAARQYTDLQRELEVATASLNQLVSKRDTLRVDAAQAEVLWQLISPPELPRGKNGKPLRQKIDRRTYILMLIMSLVVGIGVAILIEIINNVFHTPDDIEGETNLPLLAVIPFAKELKGRQGFPLAHLASFSTLFSQKLAPVVLVAGWTVNKTRSLVGQERQYVDSPVVEAFRSLYTNIRLISPDKSLQSLTIGSATPGDGKSSVAVYLAQTAAAIGQRVLLVDADLRRPKIHTKVGLPNVRGLSEVISTDVGLNEVIQRSPTEENLFVLTAGSTPPDPIKHLSSEKMQHLMEQFQAFFDLVIYDTPPLVGLADANLVAAYTDGLVMVVGLEKTDRFMVFKSLERLTISGVNVLGLVANGVKGYKTKVYKAYQRM from the coding sequence ATGAATGATGAAGAAAAAGTACTTAAGGAGTTGAGTAAGCTTCTTGCAGCAGCACGTAGAAGAGCTATCGTTATTTTTTCTGTTGCCTTATTAACAAATTGTGGTTTGCTCTTCTTAAGTACAAGACGTGCGCCAACTTATCAAGGAAAATTTCAGCTTCTAGTAGAACCAGTAACAATAGCTGAAAACAAATTGCTTTCCGTTCTCACTAAAACATTAGGAGAAACCAATTCAAAAACTGATTCTGGTTTGGATTACGAATCTCAAATCAGGGTTTTACAAAGTCCTAAAATAATGGCTCCGATTATTGAAAAAATAAAAGCTAAGTATCCTGATGTTGATTATAATTCATTAATCGGCAAGCTTACTATTGAACGTATCATGAAGGAGAAGGAAGGAACTAGAATTATTGAAATTACTTACCAAGATAAAGAAGCTGACAAAATAGAGTTTGTATTGGATAAAATAGCAGAGGGTTATCTAAAATATAGCCTAGAAGAACGTCAGACGAGTATTCGTCGAGGCATTAGTTTTATCGAAGAGCAAATTCCATCTTTACAACAAAGAGTTGATACTATTCAAGGACAACTACAAAATCTGCGGAAGCAATACAATTTGACAGACCCCTCAATTGTAGGAAAAACATTAGCAGAACAAGCTGCTAGAATCGAGAATGAACAAGTAAGTATTCAACAAAAGATAGCCCAGAAACGTTCGCTTTATTTCACGCTTAGAACTCTATTTGACCAAGGAAATATACCTGCTGTTCTCAGTCAGGATGTTGATGCTTATGGAGTTTTACTAAGACAGATCCATGAACTTAACTCTAAAATGGCACAAGCTTATTCCGAACTTCAAGAAGATAGCGATATAATGCAAGAATTACGAGAACAGCAACAGTCTTTGCATCTACGTTCTATTAGAGAAGCTCTAAGTGTTTTAGAAAAGGTTAAGGGAGAATTACAGGGTCTAGAAAACAGCGCTCAAATTATTACTAAATCAGAAAGCCTTTTAAATCAAAGAGCTAGCCAATTTCCTGCTGCTGCACGCCAGTATACAGATTTACAGAGGGAATTAGAGGTTGCTACTGCTTCACTAAATCAACTCGTATCGAAGCGAGACACATTACGAGTGGATGCTGCTCAAGCGGAAGTACTTTGGCAGCTAATTAGCCCTCCTGAATTACCACGAGGGAAAAATGGCAAACCTTTAAGGCAAAAAATTGATAGGAGAACCTACATTTTAATGCTAATTATGAGTTTAGTAGTGGGCATAGGAGTAGCTATTCTCATTGAAATTATTAACAATGTTTTCCACACTCCTGATGATATTGAAGGGGAAACAAACTTGCCGCTCCTAGCTGTAATTCCTTTTGCTAAAGAACTTAAAGGACGCCAAGGATTTCCTTTGGCGCATTTAGCTTCTTTTTCAACCCTATTTAGCCAAAAACTTGCTCCGGTGGTCTTAGTAGCTGGTTGGACAGTTAATAAAACCCGCAGTTTGGTCGGTCAAGAGAGGCAGTATGTTGATTCTCCTGTGGTAGAAGCATTCCGCTCTTTATACACAAATATTCGCTTGATTAGTCCTGACAAATCCCTCCAATCGTTAACCATTGGTTCCGCTACACCTGGCGATGGTAAGTCCAGTGTTGCTGTTTATTTAGCTCAAACAGCTGCTGCTATAGGCCAACGGGTATTACTAGTAGATGCCGATCTTCGTCGTCCTAAAATTCATACAAAGGTTGGTTTACCAAATGTAAGAGGATTAAGTGAGGTTATTTCTACAGATGTAGGTCTTAACGAAGTTATCCAGCGATCGCCCACAGAGGAAAATCTTTTTGTCCTTACTGCTGGTTCAACGCCCCCAGATCCAATTAAGCACCTTTCCTCTGAGAAAATGCAGCATTTAATGGAGCAGTTCCAAGCATTTTTTGATTTAGTTATTTATGATACCCCACCATTAGTAGGGCTGGCAGATGCTAATTTGGTAGCTGCTTACACAGATGGATTAGTAATGGTTGTAGGGTTAGAAAAGACAGACCGTTTTATGGTGTTCAAATCACTGGAAAGATTAACTATTTCAGGTGTAAATGTTTTGGGTTTAGTTGCTAACGGTGTTAAAGGTTATAAGACAAAAGTTTATAAGGCTTATCAAAGGATGTAA
- a CDS encoding SLBB domain-containing protein — protein MMVLSALIMLVGSVPVQAQRTQRRASPSRTTPSIGTLENSYTLGGGDRIRIDNVKLPEYSGEYTIPRGGVLSLPLVGTLSLQGLTLEEATQAITTAYSRILKRPRIGVRLIEPRALNIVVSGEVNRPGSYIVPVLDTRTPGMRYPTVTQLIQQAEGVTQTADLSRVQVRRRQRYGSERIINLNLQEFLRTGNPSQDIHVLDGDTIFVPTATNVSLSQSNYVATTSLATDLTKPRTVRVLGEVANAGSYVLTGGNTIPDRNVGGRPTITRAIQVAGGITSASDLRRIQVRRSTKAGTEQIFYVDLWQFLQSGDTNQDLILQDGDTIFVPTLQNITLLQANQLATLSLATDITKPRTVTVIGEVNNPGPYVLIGGETKTEGRTVGGLPSVTRAIELAGGITASADIRNIQVRRITKTGVQQNFSVNLWQFLQAGDTSQDLIVQEGDTVFIPTISNFNRAEARQLSSVSFGVNPNTARTVAVAGEVNRPGPYVLIGGETKTDGRTVGGLPTVSRAIQIAGGITQQADIRNIQVRRPTRTGVEKFINVNLWQFLQAGDFSQDLILEEGDTIFIPTAADIEPAEVSQLAGSSLSPNTIQVSVVGEVGRPGRIEVRPDTTLNQALLAAGGFNRSRAKRSSVELIRLNLNGTISRFTVPIDFNQGINEQTNPLLQNNDIIVVGRSGLARVGDTLENVVGGGGLFSIFRILEILGLP, from the coding sequence ATGATGGTACTATCGGCATTAATAATGCTTGTTGGTTCTGTTCCGGTCCAAGCCCAGCGGACTCAGCGTAGAGCCAGCCCGTCTAGAACGACTCCTAGCATTGGAACATTAGAAAATTCATATACTTTGGGAGGAGGCGATCGCATCCGCATCGATAACGTGAAGTTACCCGAATATAGTGGTGAGTACACTATTCCAAGAGGCGGTGTGCTATCTTTGCCCCTCGTTGGTACTTTATCTCTTCAGGGTTTAACACTGGAGGAGGCTACTCAAGCAATTACTACTGCATACAGTCGAATCCTGAAACGTCCTAGGATTGGAGTGAGGTTGATCGAACCTCGTGCTTTAAACATTGTAGTTTCAGGTGAAGTAAATCGTCCTGGTTCTTATATAGTACCCGTGTTAGATACTAGAACCCCTGGAATGAGATACCCAACTGTAACCCAGCTAATCCAACAGGCAGAAGGAGTTACACAAACAGCAGATTTAAGTCGAGTTCAAGTACGCCGACGACAAAGATACGGTTCCGAGCGGATCATTAATTTAAATTTACAAGAATTTTTACGGACTGGTAATCCTAGCCAAGACATTCATGTGCTGGATGGAGATACGATTTTTGTCCCGACAGCAACTAATGTCAGCCTGTCACAATCAAACTACGTAGCTACTACCAGCTTAGCGACAGACCTAACAAAACCCCGGACAGTTAGAGTTCTGGGAGAAGTTGCTAATGCAGGTTCTTATGTTTTAACCGGAGGCAACACAATACCAGATCGAAATGTTGGTGGACGACCAACAATAACACGGGCTATTCAAGTCGCGGGAGGAATTACATCAGCATCCGACCTTCGACGCATTCAGGTTCGTCGGTCTACAAAAGCAGGTACAGAACAAATATTTTATGTGGATCTTTGGCAATTTTTGCAATCAGGGGACACCAATCAAGATTTAATTTTGCAAGATGGAGATACGATTTTTGTTCCGACTCTTCAGAACATTACGTTACTACAAGCAAACCAGCTAGCAACACTTAGCTTAGCTACAGATATAACTAAGCCTCGCACGGTTACAGTGATAGGCGAAGTCAATAATCCTGGCCCATACGTTCTTATTGGAGGCGAGACAAAAACGGAGGGTAGAACTGTTGGTGGATTGCCATCAGTAACACGAGCTATTGAGTTAGCTGGCGGAATTACCGCATCTGCTGATATTCGCAATATTCAAGTACGACGTATTACTAAAACAGGAGTACAGCAAAACTTTAGCGTAAATTTATGGCAATTCTTGCAGGCAGGCGATACCAGCCAAGACCTAATAGTGCAAGAGGGAGATACTGTTTTTATTCCTACTATTTCTAACTTTAACCGGGCAGAAGCACGTCAGTTATCTTCTGTTAGCTTTGGAGTAAATCCGAACACAGCTCGCACGGTAGCTGTAGCAGGAGAAGTTAATCGTCCAGGCCCATACGTTCTTATTGGAGGCGAGACAAAAACTGATGGCAGAACTGTTGGTGGATTGCCAACTGTATCGCGGGCTATCCAAATAGCTGGCGGGATTACCCAACAGGCTGATATTCGCAATATCCAAGTAAGACGGCCCACAAGAACAGGCGTAGAAAAATTTATTAACGTAAACCTTTGGCAGTTCTTGCAAGCTGGTGATTTCAGTCAAGATTTAATTCTAGAAGAAGGAGATACGATTTTTATACCCACTGCTGCTGATATCGAGCCAGCAGAAGTATCTCAATTAGCTGGATCTAGCCTTTCTCCTAATACTATTCAGGTTAGTGTAGTAGGAGAAGTTGGAAGACCAGGAAGAATAGAGGTTAGACCAGATACAACCTTGAATCAAGCTTTGTTGGCTGCTGGAGGATTTAACAGAAGTCGAGCTAAAAGGAGCAGTGTTGAACTGATTCGCCTCAACCTCAACGGTACAATCTCCAGGTTTACAGTACCTATTGACTTTAACCAAGGGATTAACGAGCAGACCAATCCTTTGCTTCAGAACAATGACATTATTGTAGTAGGTCGCTCCGGGCTAGCTAGAGTGGGAGACACTTTGGAAAATGTAGTAGGTGGCGGAGGCTTGTTCTCTATTTTCAGAATTTTAGAGATTTTAGGACTCCCATGA
- a CDS encoding glycosyltransferase encodes MKFDINRHIMLFDVAVAGHHANYIRHLTKYWCERDLQGSLYIVVSPTFIHQHSDVLDIPLLYRQKNVFFISISRKEEKLFSANKSRLERLMRAFQEWQLMCKYANSLTATHCLIMYFDILKLPLAFRAKPPCPVSGIYFQPKFYYRDFKTYLPSQKELIQQQIDKFILSCVLQNPELNKLFCLDPFAIDKINKCNSNVKAIHLPDPVFMINQHEIDSAKQKEILGIQADRQVFMLFGSLTRRKGIQKLLEAVTMLPQDLGQKLCLVLLGVPEPIEEKPLIASWLEKIYHLQSSLQIITKYEYIPETDVHKYFHMADVILIPYQRQAGMSGILLLAASTCKPVLSTNYGLIGALVQQYNLGLTVDTSVAGEIAKGLTAFLSKAPSSFCDISQMQSFVQNHTPEKFASIIFENI; translated from the coding sequence ATGAAGTTTGATATCAATCGCCACATAATGTTGTTTGATGTTGCTGTTGCAGGGCATCATGCAAACTACATAAGGCATTTGACTAAGTATTGGTGCGAACGAGACTTACAAGGATCTTTGTATATTGTTGTATCGCCAACTTTTATCCATCAACACTCTGATGTTTTAGATATACCTTTATTATACAGACAAAAAAACGTTTTTTTTATTTCTATTTCCCGAAAAGAAGAGAAGCTTTTTAGTGCTAACAAATCTAGACTTGAACGTTTAATGCGAGCTTTTCAAGAGTGGCAACTAATGTGTAAATATGCCAACTCTTTGACTGCAACTCACTGCTTAATTATGTATTTCGATATTTTGAAATTACCACTAGCCTTTAGAGCAAAACCTCCTTGCCCTGTCTCAGGAATTTATTTCCAACCTAAATTTTATTACAGAGATTTTAAAACCTATTTACCATCTCAAAAAGAATTGATACAGCAGCAGATAGATAAATTTATATTGAGTTGTGTCCTCCAAAATCCTGAGCTTAATAAATTGTTTTGCCTAGACCCTTTTGCTATAGATAAGATTAATAAATGCAATAGTAATGTAAAAGCAATACACTTACCAGATCCAGTTTTTATGATTAACCAACATGAAATTGACTCAGCTAAACAAAAAGAGATTTTAGGGATTCAAGCCGATAGACAAGTATTTATGTTATTTGGTTCTTTAACCAGACGCAAAGGAATTCAAAAATTACTAGAAGCTGTAACTATGTTACCCCAAGATTTAGGACAAAAACTTTGTTTGGTACTTTTAGGAGTACCTGAACCTATAGAAGAAAAACCTTTGATAGCATCTTGGCTCGAAAAAATATACCATCTTCAATCATCCCTTCAAATTATAACTAAATATGAATATATTCCCGAAACAGATGTGCATAAATATTTTCATATGGCAGATGTTATACTTATACCTTACCAACGGCAAGCTGGAATGAGTGGTATCTTATTATTAGCAGCATCTACCTGTAAACCAGTATTAAGTACAAATTATGGTTTGATTGGAGCGCTAGTACAACAATACAATCTTGGCTTAACCGTTGATACAAGCGTGGCAGGCGAAATAGCTAAAGGATTGACTGCATTCCTTAGTAAAGCTCCTAGCTCGTTTTGCGATATTAGCCAAATGCAATCTTTTGTACAAAATCACACTCCTGAAAAATTCGCTAGTATAATATTTGAAAATATCTAA
- a CDS encoding glycosyltransferase family 2 protein yields the protein MKIAILMTCHNRREHTLNCLEKVYQQNLAVDLYLVDDGSTDGTWEAVKKLFPIVKLIKGNGNLFWGGGMQLAFLEAMKFDYDYYIWLNDDIQLVPNALKILLDTHIYLAERGYHKSIVTGSLQDPITGMVTYGGRVRLKPWHPLKFGWVKPTEKPLECETMNGNCVLIPNAVAKEVGNIDPIFTHRRGDFDYGLRARKLGCSIWVAPGYVGTCARNSISGTYMDVNLSLRERLKKLDHPKELSSKEWKLYVKRHGGKFWFLFWLNPYVSLIISSVLHKIKVKKTDKDSGQSN from the coding sequence ATGAAGATAGCTATTTTAATGACTTGTCACAATAGGCGCGAGCACACTTTAAATTGTCTGGAGAAAGTTTATCAGCAAAATTTAGCTGTCGATTTATATCTAGTAGATGATGGTAGTACAGATGGAACTTGGGAGGCCGTAAAAAAACTCTTTCCAATAGTGAAACTGATTAAAGGAAATGGTAATCTATTTTGGGGAGGTGGAATGCAGTTGGCATTTCTAGAAGCCATGAAATTTGATTATGACTACTACATTTGGCTAAATGATGATATTCAGCTTGTTCCTAATGCGCTGAAAATACTTCTTGATACTCATATCTATTTAGCAGAGCGAGGATACCATAAGTCTATAGTAACTGGCTCATTGCAAGACCCAATAACTGGAATGGTAACCTATGGAGGAAGAGTGCGGCTAAAGCCTTGGCATCCCCTAAAATTTGGGTGGGTAAAGCCTACAGAAAAACCCCTAGAATGCGAGACAATGAATGGAAATTGTGTGCTTATTCCTAATGCAGTGGCTAAGGAGGTAGGCAATATAGATCCGATTTTTACTCATCGTCGAGGAGACTTCGATTACGGACTAAGAGCGCGTAAACTGGGTTGTTCGATATGGGTAGCACCTGGGTATGTAGGTACTTGTGCGAGGAATTCTATTAGTGGAACTTATATGGATGTCAACTTATCGCTCAGAGAGCGACTGAAAAAGTTAGACCATCCCAAAGAGTTATCTTCTAAAGAATGGAAATTATACGTGAAAAGGCATGGTGGCAAATTTTGGTTTTTATTTTGGCTTAATCCTTATGTGAGTTTAATTATTAGTTCAGTATTGCATAAGATAAAAGTTAAAAAAACAGATAAAGATTCAGGGCAATCAAATTAA
- a CDS encoding glycosyltransferase produces MNELSLPKVSVILPVFNDSQCLELCLQALEIQTYSKNLYEVIVVDNGSKESVEPIVKKFKQALISHEIYPGSYAARNKGIALAQGEVLAFTDSDCIPMPDWIEKGIAKLLSVPDCGLVAGKIEVFFKEPNYPTSVELYDILYAFPQKKYVEEYKFGVTANLFTFKSVLEKVGGFNQALKSGGDYEWGWRVYSSGLKVIYADDACVAHPARRSFDELSKKVTRVIGGHYELTKNKIYPQTKFILGSLGDLLLPFRCIPSVIFDKRVKGGKQKLKLIGVIVKIRYIKGWTKLRLQMAGILAYITNHLIVKPSK; encoded by the coding sequence ATGAATGAACTTAGCCTTCCTAAAGTATCCGTCATTCTTCCAGTATTCAACGACTCCCAATGCTTAGAACTTTGTTTGCAAGCTTTGGAAATTCAGACTTACTCAAAAAACTTATACGAAGTCATAGTGGTTGATAATGGTTCTAAAGAGAGCGTAGAGCCGATAGTTAAGAAATTCAAGCAAGCCCTAATCAGCCATGAAATTTATCCAGGATCTTATGCTGCTAGAAACAAAGGAATTGCTCTGGCTCAAGGAGAAGTATTAGCTTTTACCGATTCAGATTGTATTCCCATGCCTGATTGGATTGAAAAAGGTATAGCAAAACTGCTTAGTGTTCCTGATTGTGGATTAGTGGCTGGTAAAATAGAAGTTTTTTTTAAAGAGCCAAATTATCCAACATCGGTTGAACTTTATGATATTCTTTATGCTTTTCCTCAAAAGAAGTATGTGGAAGAGTATAAGTTTGGTGTTACAGCAAATCTTTTCACGTTTAAAAGCGTTTTAGAAAAAGTTGGGGGATTTAATCAAGCACTTAAATCTGGTGGCGATTATGAATGGGGTTGGCGGGTATATTCATCCGGGCTCAAAGTGATTTATGCCGATGATGCTTGCGTGGCTCACCCAGCGAGACGTTCCTTTGACGAACTCTCTAAGAAAGTAACTAGGGTGATAGGTGGACATTACGAATTAACTAAAAATAAAATATATCCACAGACAAAATTTATTCTAGGTTCTTTAGGCGATTTATTATTGCCGTTTAGATGTATTCCCTCTGTGATTTTTGATAAAAGAGTGAAAGGAGGCAAACAGAAGTTAAAACTTATTGGTGTTATTGTAAAGATTAGATATATTAAGGGTTGGACGAAACTTCGTTTACAAATGGCAGGTATTTTAGCATATATTACCAACCATTTAATAGTAAAGCCATCTAAATGA
- a CDS encoding glycosyltransferase family 4 protein translates to MASLAKVLIIVENLPVPFDRRVWLEATTLQKAGYQVSVISPKSKVFNQEYEVIDEVHIYRYSLPPEESSVTGYFREYSWAIGSSFRLAQRVWQERGFDIIHICNPPDLLFLIAGWFKLRRGVKVIFDHHDLNPEMYEAKYNRHDIFYYGLYWAERLTFAIADFIIATNESHKGVALSRGKKREGKIYVVRSGPDLSRFRPISPNAIYRKGRSYLVGYVGVIGEPEGIDYLLRSVQYIVREKHRQDIHFMIIGDGPALEKMKNLTEKLQLTEFVEFTGFKMGEELLERLSSTDLCVEPSPRTRYNDCCTMNKILEYMAMGKPVVQFDLVEGRRSAAGASLYATPNDEVEFAEKIIQLLDNLEMREKMGLEGKRRMEELLEWRHQAPKLLDLYSRVLSKP, encoded by the coding sequence ATGGCTTCACTAGCTAAAGTACTGATTATTGTAGAAAACTTACCTGTACCATTTGATAGGAGGGTGTGGCTAGAAGCTACTACTCTACAAAAGGCAGGATATCAAGTTTCGGTAATTTCACCCAAAAGTAAAGTATTTAATCAGGAATACGAGGTGATTGATGAAGTTCATATTTATCGCTACTCGCTTCCGCCAGAAGAGAGTTCGGTTACGGGATATTTTCGGGAGTACAGCTGGGCGATTGGTAGCAGTTTTCGCTTAGCTCAACGAGTGTGGCAGGAAAGAGGTTTTGATATAATTCACATTTGCAATCCCCCTGACTTACTTTTCCTAATTGCAGGCTGGTTTAAATTGCGTCGAGGTGTGAAGGTAATTTTCGATCACCATGACTTGAATCCTGAAATGTACGAAGCTAAGTACAATCGCCACGATATTTTTTATTATGGATTGTACTGGGCTGAGCGTTTGACTTTTGCGATCGCAGATTTCATCATTGCCACAAATGAGTCGCACAAAGGGGTGGCTCTTTCTCGTGGAAAGAAGAGAGAGGGCAAAATTTATGTAGTTCGCAGTGGCCCAGATCTGTCTCGCTTTCGTCCAATCAGTCCAAATGCTATTTATCGAAAAGGGCGCAGTTATTTAGTAGGTTATGTTGGAGTAATAGGAGAACCTGAGGGAATTGATTATCTTTTGAGGTCAGTTCAATACATTGTCCGCGAAAAGCATCGTCAAGATATTCATTTTATGATAATAGGAGATGGCCCAGCACTGGAAAAGATGAAAAATTTAACAGAAAAACTCCAGCTTACCGAGTTTGTAGAATTTACTGGGTTCAAGATGGGTGAGGAACTTTTAGAACGTCTTTCCAGTACAGATCTGTGTGTAGAACCATCTCCTAGAACCCGCTATAATGACTGCTGCACGATGAATAAAATTCTAGAATATATGGCAATGGGAAAACCCGTTGTTCAATTTGATTTAGTAGAGGGAAGACGCTCTGCGGCTGGTGCATCTCTTTATGCTACGCCCAATGATGAAGTAGAATTTGCCGAAAAAATTATTCAACTTTTAGATAATTTAGAAATGAGGGAAAAAATGGGTTTAGAAGGGAAGCGTCGAATGGAAGAATTGTTAGAATGGCGGCATCAAGCTCCTAAGCTTTTAGACCTTTATAGCCGAGTTTTGTCAAAACCTTAA
- a CDS encoding methyltransferase domain-containing protein: MINFFGKIYDNRRSDSLAASLRRKRFALFKSLLVKTSGFVRILDVGGTQKFWELSGFLSELENIEITIMNIRPMEVSLPKLKSTVGNGTNMSQFKDGEFDIVFSNSVIEHVGNYDAQMQMASEVKRVGKRYFIQTPNLYFPIEPHFVFPFFQFLPLQLKLLLIRHFRLGWRGPIKDKIKAIQTVNEVRLLSKKEFINLFPNAKIFEEKFAGLTKSFIAYEGWDNPT; encoded by the coding sequence ATGATTAATTTTTTTGGTAAAATTTACGACAACCGCCGCTCTGATTCTTTAGCGGCATCCTTAAGAAGAAAGAGGTTTGCCTTGTTCAAATCTCTACTTGTTAAAACATCTGGTTTTGTAAGAATCCTTGATGTAGGAGGTACACAAAAATTTTGGGAACTGTCGGGTTTTTTGTCTGAATTGGAAAACATAGAAATTACAATTATGAATATACGACCGATGGAAGTAAGTTTGCCAAAACTAAAAAGCACTGTTGGTAATGGAACCAATATGAGCCAGTTTAAGGATGGAGAATTCGATATAGTTTTCTCAAATTCAGTAATTGAACACGTAGGAAATTACGATGCCCAAATGCAAATGGCTAGCGAAGTAAAAAGAGTCGGTAAAAGGTATTTTATTCAAACACCTAATCTTTATTTTCCTATTGAACCTCATTTTGTTTTTCCTTTTTTTCAGTTTCTTCCCTTACAGCTTAAATTACTTCTGATCCGTCACTTTAGATTGGGATGGCGCGGCCCGATCAAAGATAAAATAAAAGCCATACAAACTGTAAATGAAGTTAGATTACTGAGTAAAAAAGAATTTATTAATCTATTTCCTAACGCCAAAATTTTTGAAGAAAAATTTGCTGGCTTAACTAAATCTTTCATAGCATATGAAGGATGGGATAACCCTACATAA
- a CDS encoding endo-1,4-beta-xylanase — MTNNRVIKGRRAFLLGLGTLAGIGSVTIAGRLRNSNYLTQALDDEHRDFSITGNATLSQRAAAKGLIYGGCAGYRVLSSDSEYANLFAKECAILVPEVEFKWRNLHPKPNVFDFEKSDWLAEFAQSHGMLLRGTALVWHNALPKWFTREVNKQNAEQILIDHITKVAGRYAGRIHSWDVINEVIHLPHKRSDGLRKSPWLNLLGPDYIDIAFHAAAKADPQALLVHNENRLEDVPNVEKRRTAVLKLLERMKSKGTPIHALGLQGHLFRLGTETNFEPKKLQAFIRNVASLGLKILITEMDVTDETLPTDITVRDRVVAKAYEDYLSVVLNEPATICVITWGLSDRYTWLSKNRPRKDGTPVRPLPLDTNLRPKLAWNAVARAFDKTYKR; from the coding sequence ATGACCAACAATCGAGTAATCAAAGGGCGACGTGCTTTTTTACTGGGTTTGGGTACTTTGGCTGGTATCGGAAGTGTTACTATTGCAGGCAGATTAAGGAATTCAAACTACTTAACACAGGCCCTTGATGATGAGCATAGAGATTTTTCTATAACGGGGAATGCGACTTTAAGCCAGCGGGCTGCGGCAAAAGGACTAATTTATGGAGGGTGTGCTGGATATCGCGTTTTATCAAGCGATTCGGAATATGCAAATTTATTTGCTAAAGAGTGCGCCATTTTAGTGCCAGAAGTTGAGTTTAAATGGAGAAATTTACATCCTAAACCAAATGTTTTTGATTTTGAAAAAAGTGATTGGTTAGCTGAGTTTGCCCAATCCCACGGTATGCTTTTACGCGGTACTGCTCTAGTTTGGCATAATGCTTTGCCGAAATGGTTCACTAGGGAGGTAAACAAGCAAAATGCCGAACAGATATTGATTGACCATATTACAAAAGTAGCTGGACGTTATGCTGGGAGAATACACTCTTGGGATGTAATAAATGAAGTGATTCATCTACCCCATAAAAGATCTGATGGGTTACGAAAATCGCCTTGGTTGAATCTTTTAGGCCCAGATTATATCGACATTGCTTTTCACGCGGCGGCTAAGGCAGATCCACAAGCATTGTTAGTACACAATGAAAATAGGTTAGAGGATGTACCTAATGTTGAAAAGAGGAGAACGGCTGTACTCAAACTACTAGAACGTATGAAGTCTAAGGGTACTCCCATACACGCTTTAGGTTTACAAGGACATTTGTTTAGGCTTGGAACTGAGACTAACTTTGAGCCTAAAAAGCTGCAAGCTTTTATACGTAATGTGGCAAGTTTGGGTCTGAAAATCCTGATTACTGAAATGGATGTCACAGACGAAACTTTACCAACAGACATTACAGTTCGCGATCGCGTGGTTGCTAAAGCTTATGAAGATTACTTATCAGTTGTCCTAAACGAACCGGCAACAATTTGTGTCATTACCTGGGGATTAAGCGATCGCTATACCTGGCTTTCCAAAAATCGCCCCAGAAAAGATGGTACTCCTGTAAGACCTTTGCCGCTTGATACCAACCTAAGACCTAAGTTAGCTTGGAATGCAGTTGCTCGTGCATTCGATAAAACATACAAACGTTAA